A genomic stretch from Erigeron canadensis isolate Cc75 chromosome 9, C_canadensis_v1, whole genome shotgun sequence includes:
- the LOC122583656 gene encoding ena/VASP-like protein, translating to MHLCHMYHHHLLLSPNPPPLEDHRDKRARFSTLSPDLRHTSVTIMAAPDQPPQLAAIQQPPPPSPPPAAVVPPPPEGDGEGYHSNQSSGSSSRMAVAAANGGDSSASSVAGGGAYASGGSDVDAI from the coding sequence CCACatgtatcatcatcatctgctgCTAAGCCCAAACCCACCACCACTCGAAGACCACCGTGACAAACGAGCGCGTTTCAGTACTCTTTCGCCAGACTTACGTCATACTTCAGTAACCATCATGGCCGCCCCTGATCAACCCCCTCAACTTGCTGCAATTCAACAACCTCCTCCTCCTTCTCCCCCACCTGCTGCTGTGGTCCCGCCGCCGCCGGAGGGTGACGGAGAGGGCTATCATTCCAACCAGTCGTCGGGGTCCAGCAGCCGTATGGCTGTGGCTGCGGCCAATGGTGGAGATTCTTCAGCCTCTTCCGTCGCCGGTGGTGGTGCCTATGCGTCTGGGGGTTCCGACGTTGATGCtatctaa